The sequence below is a genomic window from Uranotaenia lowii strain MFRU-FL chromosome 2, ASM2978415v1, whole genome shotgun sequence.
CAGCTAGACGAGCGCATCGCTACGCCTCGGCGGAAGCACGCTGTCCTCATTTCAGGCAAACTTCGTGTGACGTTAGCTGCTTGGAAAgtgtgataaaatgaaaaacgatCGGATCTTTCACGAGAAAAGCTTGTTGGTGCAATCTTTAAAGATTAGCAGCAACTTAGATCGAAAGAAGTCACTCTCGACGTCGATCATTCCTTCGCAAAATCAAAACTATCTTTGTGTACCGTTGAAATATGGCGGACTGCAACAGACGCCGAAGGCAGCTGAAGCGGAAAATGCTTTCGAGGATATCGCTATTCACCTGCCAGTGGATAGCAAATCGTACCAATCGATACCACGATCGACTTCACAATCGACGCTGACGATACCAGAGAACTACAGCTTCACTTCAGTACACATTCAGAAATACAAACGAAGATGGGTGATGCTGGTTCTTGGGATGTTGAGCATAGCAATCTCCTACGTTCAGTGGATCCAGTACAGTATTATAGCGAATATTGCTATGAAGTATTATAGCGTTAGCTCGGTGTGGGTGGACTGGACGTCGATGATTTTCATGGTGGTGTATATCGTGTGCGTGTTTCCGGTTTCCTACGTCATGGATGTTCGGAATATGCGTCAAACGTGTGTGATAGGATCGGTTGGAACGGCTATTGGTGCGTGGATAAAAGTGTTCTCAGCCGATCCCGAACAGTTCAAGATGGTCCTATTGGGTCAAACTGTGACTGCATTCTCGCAAGTGTTCCTTCTTAGCATTCCATCTAGGCTGGCTTCGACGTGGTTTTCACCAGAAGAAGCATCCTCAGTTTGTGCTTTTGGAGTATTCGCAGCACAGCTGGGTACTGCGGCTGGTTTTTTCTTCACACCGATTGTTGTCTCCAACAGTGAGGATATTGCTCAAATCGGTATTGAGCTGCAAATCTTTTTGATGGCAATTGCTGGAATCTCTACGATGATCGCATGCATGGTGATTGCTGTTTTCAAATCGGCACCTCAGTTCGCCCCAAGCCACGTCCAGGCACTCCAGAGAACAATGAAACCGAAACGGAAAGATTACTGGCCAGCCGTTGGGAGACTGATGCATGATGACAACTTTCTGATTCTAGTAATATCCTATGGAATCAACGTTGGAATCTTCAATGCGTTCTCAACTCTGCTGAATCAGATTGTAACCAACTATTTTCCAACGGGTGAAACGGATGCTGGTCGGATTGGTTTGGCTTTGATCCTGCTCGGTTTGATAGGTTCGATGGTTTTCGGTTACTTGCTGGACACGATGCATAAATACAAAGCAATGGCTGTATGGGCCTGCCGACTGTCTGCCGTGACGCTAATCATTTTCGCTCTGGCTTTGGAAAGTCGATCGAAGAAACTCGTGTCTGTTGCGTCGGTGTTTCTTGGGTGAGTTGGGGTATATTAGCACTGATGAAACATGATTAAAGAATTCAGCTGTGTAATTAAAGTGAGATGAATGCTGGATAAAAAATCTCGTTTAACTATGCGTGAACTGTGCAAAAAGCAGAAGGTTGTTTAATTTCTTTATCTTCCTGCCAGATAAAGCTGTACATCATGCGAATTGCAAAAGTAAAATTCTTCTTtggaaatttcttttgaataaaaagttagAGAATCAGTTCGATTAGATGCAAAAGGGAATTTAGATCAGACATgttgaatgacaaaaaatgtcgaTTCATGCAATTCATATTTCAGCCgatgtattttaaatttaatgtttcgAAAAATCGTTTCAGGTTCTTCATGACGGGTTTCCAGCCGATCGGATACGAGTTCGCAGCGGAGCTAACATTTCCTGAACCGGACGGTCCGGTGTCAGGCATAATGAATATCTCCACACAGATCTTCGGTATAGCCATTACGTTGCTCATTTCCGGGATACAGGATATTCTTGGGGATTTTGTTGGAAACATGGTGAGTC
It includes:
- the LOC129747596 gene encoding uncharacterized MFS-type transporter C09D4.1-like, with translation MKNDRIFHEKSLLVQSLKISSNLDRKKSLSTSIIPSQNQNYLCVPLKYGGLQQTPKAAEAENAFEDIAIHLPVDSKSYQSIPRSTSQSTLTIPENYSFTSVHIQKYKRRWVMLVLGMLSIAISYVQWIQYSIIANIAMKYYSVSSVWVDWTSMIFMVVYIVCVFPVSYVMDVRNMRQTCVIGSVGTAIGAWIKVFSADPEQFKMVLLGQTVTAFSQVFLLSIPSRLASTWFSPEEASSVCAFGVFAAQLGTAAGFFFTPIVVSNSEDIAQIGIELQIFLMAIAGISTMIACMVIAVFKSAPQFAPSHVQALQRTMKPKRKDYWPAVGRLMHDDNFLILVISYGINVGIFNAFSTLLNQIVTNYFPTGETDAGRIGLALILLGLIGSMVFGYLLDTMHKYKAMAVWACRLSAVTLIIFALALESRSKKLVSVASVFLGFFMTGFQPIGYEFAAELTFPEPDGPVSGIMNISTQIFGIAITLLISGIQDILGDFVGNMIFAAFLLIDANVISLIKSELRRYNTHLEIEHEAAKEFAEDAFAHMNSLANSYEDMPLKLKIDDCG